The Lynx canadensis isolate LIC74 chromosome D1, mLynCan4.pri.v2, whole genome shotgun sequence genome has a segment encoding these proteins:
- the AP2A2 gene encoding AP-2 complex subunit alpha-2 yields the protein MVSQCLLAHGTRGDKALDGYSKKKYVCKLLFIFLLGHDIDFGHMEAVNLLSSNRYTEKQIGYLFISVLVNSNSELIRLINNAIKNDLASRNPTFMGLALHCIANVGSREMAEAFAGEIPKILVAGDTMDSVKQSAALCLLRLYRTSPDLVPMGDWTSRVVHLLNDQHLGVVTAATSLITTLAQKNPEEFKTSVSLAVSRLSRIVTSASTDLQDYTYYFVPAPWLSVKLLRLLQCYPPPEDPAVRGRLTECLETILNKAQEPPKSKKVQHSNAKNAVLFETISLIIHHDSEPNLLVRACNQLGQFLQHRETNLRYLALESMCTLASSEFSHEAVKTHIETVINALKTERDVSVRQRAVDLLYAMCDRSNAQQIVAEMLSYLETADYSIREEIVLKVAILAEKYAVDYTWYVDTILNLIRIAGDYVSEEVWYRVIQIVINRDDVQGYAAKTVFEALQAPACHENLVKVGGYILGEFGNLIAGDPRSSPLIQFHLLHSKFHLCSVPTRALLLSTYIKFVNLFPEVKTTIQDVLRSDSQLKNADVELQQRAVEYLRLSTVASTDILATVLEEMPPFPERQSSILAKLKKKKGPDTATGLEEAKRERSAAVNGGPEPAPASAASTPSPSADLLGLGAAPPAPAGPPPSSGGLLVDVFSDSPSAVAPLAPGSEDNFARFVCKNNGVLFENQLLQIGLKSEFRQNLGRMFIFYGNKTSTQFLNFTPTLICSDDLQMNLSLQTKPVDPTVDGGAQVQQVVNIECVSDFTEAPVLNIQFRYGGTFQNVSVKLPITLNKFFQPTEMASQDFFQRWKQLSNPQQEVQNIFKAKHPMDTEITKAKIIGFGSALLEEVDPNPANFVGAGIIHTKTTQIGCLLRLEPNLQAQMYRLTLRTSKETVSQRLCELLSEQF from the exons ATGGTCAGCCAGTGCTTGCTGGCCCACGGCACGAGGG GTGACAAGGCTCTCGATGGCTACAGTAAAAAGAAGTACGTCTGCAAGTTGCTGTTCATCTTCCTCCTGGGTCATGACATTGACTTTGGGCACATGGAGGCCGTGAACCTGCTGAGCTCCAACAGATACACGGAGAAGCAGATC GGCTACCTCTTCATCTCTGTGCTGGTGAACTCCAACAGCGAGCTGATCCGGCTCATCAACAACGCCATCAAGAACGACCTGGCCAGTCGGAACCCCACCTTCATGGGCCTGGCCCTGCACTGCATCGCCAACGTGGGCAGCCGAGAGATGGCCGAGGCGTTTGCTGGGGAGATTCCGAAAATCCTCGTCGCTGG AGACACCATGGACAGCGTGAAGCAGAGCGCCGCCCTGTGTTTGCTGCGTTTGTACCGAACGTCTCCCGACCTCGTCCCCATGGGTGACTGGACGTCCCGCGTGGTGCACCTCCTCAACGACCAGCATTTG GGTGTGGTGACCGCGGCCACCAGCCTCATTACCACCTTGGCCCAGAAGAACCCCGAGGAGTTCAAGACTTCTGTCTCTCTGGCCGTGTCCAGGTTAAGCAGG ATTGTGACATCTGCATCAACAGACCTTCAGGATTATACCTACTATTTTGTCCCGGCTCCCTGGCTGTCCGTGAAACTTCTGAGGTTGCTACAGTGCTATCCACCCCCAG AAGACCCTGCAGTGCGAGGCCGCCTGACCGAGTGCCTGGAGACGATTCTGAACAAAGCCCAGGAACCACCAAAGTCAAAGAAAGTGCAGCATTCCAATGCCAAGAACGCCGTGCTCTTCGAGACCATCAGCCTGATCATCCACCACGACAG TGAGCCCAACCTGCTCGTGCGCGCCTGTAACCAGCTGGGCCAGTTCCTGCAGCACCGGGAGACCAACCTCCGCTACCTGGCCCTGGAGAGCATGTGCACGCTGGCCAGCTCCGAGTTCTCCCACGAGGCCGTCAAGACGCACATCGAGACGGTCATCAACGCGCTGAAG ACGGAGCGGGACGTGAGTGTGCGGCAGCGGGCCGTCGACCTCCTCTATGCCATGTGTGACCGCAGCAACGCCCAGCAGATTGTGGCCGAGATGCTGAGCTACTTGGAGACGGCCGACTATTCCATCCGGGAAGAGATT GTGCTGAAAGTTGCCATCTTGGCGGAGAAGTACGCCGTGGACTACACGTGGTACGTGGACACCATCCTGAACCTGATCCGGATCGCCGGCGACTACGTGAGCGAAGAGGTGTGGTACCGCGTCATTCAGATTGTCATCAACCGCGACGACGTGCAGGGCTACGCTGCCAAGACGGTGTTTGAG GCTCTTCAGGCTCCGGCGTGCCACGAGAACCTGGTCAAAGTGGGAGGCTACATCCTGGGAGAGTTTGGAAACTTGATAGCTGGGGACCCCAGATCCAG CCCCCTGATCCAGTTCCACCTGCTGCACTCCAAGTTCCACCTGTGCAGCGTCCCCACCAGGGCGCTGCTCTTGTCCACCTACATCAAGTTCGTGAACCTGTTCCCGGAGGTGAAGACCACCATTCAGGACGTGCTGCGCAGTGACAGCCAGCTGAAGAACGCCGACGTCGAGCTGCAGCAGCGGGCCGTGGAGTACCTGCGGCTCAGCACGGTGGCCAGCACCGACATCCTG GCGACCGTCCTGGAGGAGATGCCGCCGTTTCCGGAGCGCCAGTCCTCCATTCTGGCCAAGCTCAAGAAGAAGAAGGGCCCGGACACAGCCACGGGTCTGGAGGAGGCCAAGCGGGAGAGGAGCGCCGCTGTCAACGGGGGCCCCGAGCCTGCCCCGGCCAGCGCCGCG TCCACGCCTTCTCCATCGGCAGACCTCTTGGGTCTGGGGGCCGCGCCCCCTGCGCCTGCGGGCCCCCCACCGTCCTCCGGCGGGCTGCTCGTGGATGTATTCTCAGACTCACCCTCTGCGGTCGCGCCACTGGCTCCCGGCTCCGAAGACAACTTTGCCAG GTTTGTCTGTAAAAATAATGGTGTGTTGTTTGAAAACCAGTTGCTTCAAATTGGATTGAAGTCTGAATTTCGGCAGAATTTAG GTCGGATGTTTATATTCTATGGAAATAAGACCTCCACGCAGTTCTTAAATTTCACTCCAACACTGATCTGTTCAGACGACCTTCAGATGA ATCTGAGCTTGCAGACCAAGCCTGTGGACCCGACCGTGGACGGTGGCGCGCAGGTGCAGCAGGTCGTCAACATAGAGTGCGTGTCTGACTTCACGGAGGCGCCCGTCCTCAACATCCAGTTCCG GTATGGGGGGACTTTTCAGAATGTGTCCGTGAAGCTGCCTATCACTCTCAACAAATTTTTCCAGCCCACAGAAATGGCTTCTCAGGATTTCTTTCAGCGTTGGAAGCAGCTGAGCAA TCCCCAACAGGAAGTGCAGAACATTTTCAAAGCAAAGCATCCGATGGACACAGAAATCACCAAAGCTAAG ATCATTGGGTTTGGTTCTGCGCTCCTTGAAGAAGTTGATCCGAATCCTGCAAATTTTGTGGGGGCCGGCATCATCCACACCAAAACCACCCAGATTGGATGCTTGCTGCGTTTGGAGCCAAATCTGCAAGCCCAG ATGTACCGCCTCACGCTGCGCACAAGTAAAGAGACCGTCTCCCAGAGGTTGTGCGAATTGCTGTCAGAGCAGTTTTAA